In Miscanthus floridulus cultivar M001 chromosome 5, ASM1932011v1, whole genome shotgun sequence, one genomic interval encodes:
- the LOC136451015 gene encoding uncharacterized protein isoform X1, whose amino-acid sequence MMSSLIVPSDGPPQGPISHDAWQKRFFSVAPPAALVFFFVLIFVAGAIVTLDHKESVSILQLQPKGVIAAVEMRPPATSELRPSATSELRAEPAEEPDICENKCRPPGSEPLPRGIVQDKSNFEMESLGGNPERKENGSGRQSKSLLAIPVGIKQKAVVDKLVSKFPEAKFTVMLFHYDGKVDGWRDLEWSGRAIHVAVRDQTKWWFAKRFLHPDLVAEYDYIFLWDEDIEVDSFDPLRYLRIVRKEGLEISQPALDRRSQIHHRLTARARSGDVHRRYYKTNGHGRCYGNSTGPPCTGWVEMMVPVFSRAAWRCAWHMIQNDLVYAWGMDYKLGYCAQGDRSRNVGVVDSQYVLHRGIPTLGDGGKATVSASALGTDRLAVRQRSYTELQVFNRRWKKAVAEDGCWTDPYLNSAATTG is encoded by the exons ATGATGTCCTCGCTCATTGTTCCTTCTGACGGCCCGCCGCAGGGTCCCATCTCCCATGATGCGTGGCAGAAGCGGTTCTTCAGCGTCGCGCCCCCGGCGGCGCTGGTCTTCTTCTTCGTGCTGATATTCGTCGCCGGTGCAATTGTCACGCTCGATCATAAGGAG AGTGTGTCCATATTGCAGTTGCAACCAAAAGGAGTGATTGCAGCAGTGGAAATGAGGCCTCCGGCGACTAGCGAGCTGAGGCCTTCAGCGACGAGCGAGCTGCGCGCTGAGCCAGCAGAGGAACCCGACATCTGTGAG aataAATGTAGACCTCCAGGCAGCGAGCCCTTGCCGAGGGGCATCGTTCAAGACAAGTCCAACTTCGAGATGGAGTCGCTGGGTGGCAACCCTGAACGGAAGGAGAACGGCAGCGGCAGGCAGTCGAAAAGCCTCCTCGCCATCCCCGTCGGCATCAAGCAGAAGGCGGTCGTCGACAAGCTCGTCTCCAAG TTCCCGGAGGCCAAGTTCACCGTGATGCTGTTCCACTACGACGGCAAGGTGGACGGGTGGCGAGACCTCGAGTGGTCGGGCCGCGCGATCCACGTCGCCGTGCGCGACCAGACCAAGTGGTGGTTCGCCAAGAGGTTCCTGCACCCGGACTTGGTGGCGGAGTACGACTACATCTTCCTCTGGGACGAGGACATCGAGGTGGACAGCTTCGACCCGCTCAGGTACCTGCGGATCGTGAGGAAGGAAGGGCTCGAGATCTCGCAGCCAGCGCTGGACCGCCGCTCGCAGATCCACCACCGGCTCACGGCGCGCGCGCGGAGCGGCGACGTCCACCGGCGGTACTACAAGACGAACGGGCACGGCAGGTGCTACGGCAACAGCACGGGCCCGCCGTGCACGGGGTGGGTGGAGATGATGGTGCCCGTGTTCTCGCGCGCGGCGTGGCGGTGCGCGTGGCACATGATCCAGAACGACCTCGTCTACGCGTGGGGGATGGACTACAAGCTCGGCTACTGCGCGCAGGGCGACCGGAGCCGCAACGTTGGCGTCGTCGACAGCCAATACGTGCTCCACAGGGGCATCCCCACGCTCGGCGACGGCGGCAAGGCGACGGTATCGGCGTCGGCGTTGGGGACCGATCGGTTAGCGGTGAGGCAGCGGTCCTACACCGAGCTGCAGGTGTTCAACAGGAGGTGGAAGAAGGCCGTGGCGGAGGACGGGTGCTGGACCGACCCTTACCTGAACTCGGCGGCGACCACCGGCTGA
- the LOC136451015 gene encoding uncharacterized protein isoform X3 yields the protein MKRFFSVAPPAALVFFFVLIFVAGAIVTLDHKESVSILQLQPKGVIAAVEMRPPATSELRPSATSELRAEPAEEPDICENKCRPPGSEPLPRGIVQDKSNFEMESLGGNPERKENGSGRQSKSLLAIPVGIKQKAVVDKLVSKFPEAKFTVMLFHYDGKVDGWRDLEWSGRAIHVAVRDQTKWWFAKRFLHPDLVAEYDYIFLWDEDIEVDSFDPLRYLRIVRKEGLEISQPALDRRSQIHHRLTARARSGDVHRRYYKTNGHGRCYGNSTGPPCTGWVEMMVPVFSRAAWRCAWHMIQNDLVYAWGMDYKLGYCAQGDRSRNVGVVDSQYVLHRGIPTLGDGGKATVSASALGTDRLAVRQRSYTELQVFNRRWKKAVAEDGCWTDPYLNSAATTG from the exons ATG AAGCGGTTCTTCAGCGTCGCGCCCCCGGCGGCGCTGGTCTTCTTCTTCGTGCTGATATTCGTCGCCGGTGCAATTGTCACGCTCGATCATAAGGAG AGTGTGTCCATATTGCAGTTGCAACCAAAAGGAGTGATTGCAGCAGTGGAAATGAGGCCTCCGGCGACTAGCGAGCTGAGGCCTTCAGCGACGAGCGAGCTGCGCGCTGAGCCAGCAGAGGAACCCGACATCTGTGAG aataAATGTAGACCTCCAGGCAGCGAGCCCTTGCCGAGGGGCATCGTTCAAGACAAGTCCAACTTCGAGATGGAGTCGCTGGGTGGCAACCCTGAACGGAAGGAGAACGGCAGCGGCAGGCAGTCGAAAAGCCTCCTCGCCATCCCCGTCGGCATCAAGCAGAAGGCGGTCGTCGACAAGCTCGTCTCCAAG TTCCCGGAGGCCAAGTTCACCGTGATGCTGTTCCACTACGACGGCAAGGTGGACGGGTGGCGAGACCTCGAGTGGTCGGGCCGCGCGATCCACGTCGCCGTGCGCGACCAGACCAAGTGGTGGTTCGCCAAGAGGTTCCTGCACCCGGACTTGGTGGCGGAGTACGACTACATCTTCCTCTGGGACGAGGACATCGAGGTGGACAGCTTCGACCCGCTCAGGTACCTGCGGATCGTGAGGAAGGAAGGGCTCGAGATCTCGCAGCCAGCGCTGGACCGCCGCTCGCAGATCCACCACCGGCTCACGGCGCGCGCGCGGAGCGGCGACGTCCACCGGCGGTACTACAAGACGAACGGGCACGGCAGGTGCTACGGCAACAGCACGGGCCCGCCGTGCACGGGGTGGGTGGAGATGATGGTGCCCGTGTTCTCGCGCGCGGCGTGGCGGTGCGCGTGGCACATGATCCAGAACGACCTCGTCTACGCGTGGGGGATGGACTACAAGCTCGGCTACTGCGCGCAGGGCGACCGGAGCCGCAACGTTGGCGTCGTCGACAGCCAATACGTGCTCCACAGGGGCATCCCCACGCTCGGCGACGGCGGCAAGGCGACGGTATCGGCGTCGGCGTTGGGGACCGATCGGTTAGCGGTGAGGCAGCGGTCCTACACCGAGCTGCAGGTGTTCAACAGGAGGTGGAAGAAGGCCGTGGCGGAGGACGGGTGCTGGACCGACCCTTACCTGAACTCGGCGGCGACCACCGGCTGA
- the LOC136451015 gene encoding uncharacterized protein isoform X2 — MGPISHDAWQKRFFSVAPPAALVFFFVLIFVAGAIVTLDHKESVSILQLQPKGVIAAVEMRPPATSELRPSATSELRAEPAEEPDICENKCRPPGSEPLPRGIVQDKSNFEMESLGGNPERKENGSGRQSKSLLAIPVGIKQKAVVDKLVSKFPEAKFTVMLFHYDGKVDGWRDLEWSGRAIHVAVRDQTKWWFAKRFLHPDLVAEYDYIFLWDEDIEVDSFDPLRYLRIVRKEGLEISQPALDRRSQIHHRLTARARSGDVHRRYYKTNGHGRCYGNSTGPPCTGWVEMMVPVFSRAAWRCAWHMIQNDLVYAWGMDYKLGYCAQGDRSRNVGVVDSQYVLHRGIPTLGDGGKATVSASALGTDRLAVRQRSYTELQVFNRRWKKAVAEDGCWTDPYLNSAATTG; from the exons ATG GGTCCCATCTCCCATGATGCGTGGCAGAAGCGGTTCTTCAGCGTCGCGCCCCCGGCGGCGCTGGTCTTCTTCTTCGTGCTGATATTCGTCGCCGGTGCAATTGTCACGCTCGATCATAAGGAG AGTGTGTCCATATTGCAGTTGCAACCAAAAGGAGTGATTGCAGCAGTGGAAATGAGGCCTCCGGCGACTAGCGAGCTGAGGCCTTCAGCGACGAGCGAGCTGCGCGCTGAGCCAGCAGAGGAACCCGACATCTGTGAG aataAATGTAGACCTCCAGGCAGCGAGCCCTTGCCGAGGGGCATCGTTCAAGACAAGTCCAACTTCGAGATGGAGTCGCTGGGTGGCAACCCTGAACGGAAGGAGAACGGCAGCGGCAGGCAGTCGAAAAGCCTCCTCGCCATCCCCGTCGGCATCAAGCAGAAGGCGGTCGTCGACAAGCTCGTCTCCAAG TTCCCGGAGGCCAAGTTCACCGTGATGCTGTTCCACTACGACGGCAAGGTGGACGGGTGGCGAGACCTCGAGTGGTCGGGCCGCGCGATCCACGTCGCCGTGCGCGACCAGACCAAGTGGTGGTTCGCCAAGAGGTTCCTGCACCCGGACTTGGTGGCGGAGTACGACTACATCTTCCTCTGGGACGAGGACATCGAGGTGGACAGCTTCGACCCGCTCAGGTACCTGCGGATCGTGAGGAAGGAAGGGCTCGAGATCTCGCAGCCAGCGCTGGACCGCCGCTCGCAGATCCACCACCGGCTCACGGCGCGCGCGCGGAGCGGCGACGTCCACCGGCGGTACTACAAGACGAACGGGCACGGCAGGTGCTACGGCAACAGCACGGGCCCGCCGTGCACGGGGTGGGTGGAGATGATGGTGCCCGTGTTCTCGCGCGCGGCGTGGCGGTGCGCGTGGCACATGATCCAGAACGACCTCGTCTACGCGTGGGGGATGGACTACAAGCTCGGCTACTGCGCGCAGGGCGACCGGAGCCGCAACGTTGGCGTCGTCGACAGCCAATACGTGCTCCACAGGGGCATCCCCACGCTCGGCGACGGCGGCAAGGCGACGGTATCGGCGTCGGCGTTGGGGACCGATCGGTTAGCGGTGAGGCAGCGGTCCTACACCGAGCTGCAGGTGTTCAACAGGAGGTGGAAGAAGGCCGTGGCGGAGGACGGGTGCTGGACCGACCCTTACCTGAACTCGGCGGCGACCACCGGCTGA